The genomic segment CCCCCAGACTGAGGCTGGGGGATTTTGGCTAGGTATGAAAATAGAGCTTGCCACACTGCCCTATCCTTGTTGGCCTTTTGAGAAAGCTTCTTTCAGTTTGTCGCTTATCAGGTGCCAGGCATCTTCTGCGACGGCTAGATCACCATAATGGGTAAATCCGTGCGCTGCTCCCTCATATTGTTTATGCAGCACCTTCACACCATTTTGTTGCAGCTTTGCAGCATAGGCGCTGCCTTCTTCAGCCAATGAATCTTTTCCAGCGGTAATAACCAATGCTTCGGGCAGTCCTTGAAGAGCTTCCGCATATACAGGCGAAGCTAGCGGACTATGGGCATCGTCTGCGGATGCCAAATACATGGAGTTAAATATTTTTGCCATTTCCGCCGGGATCGCTTCCTCAAAGCTTGGTTTTAAAGCAGGATCCATTGCCAAATCCAATGGCGCATAATCAATAATTTGCAATACGATCGGAAGCTCGCTCCCACTCTGTTGATTTAACAAGCATACAGCGGCAGCCAGATTGCCGCCTGCACTATGTCCCCCGATCGCCATAATCGCTGAGTTGATTGAAAAAGATTCTGGATGCTCGTGAACCCACTTGGCAACGTCATAACATTCATGAACGGCCGTCGGGAACCTATGCTCAGGAGCAAGGAGATAATCGACATTAATGACGACACAGCCAGCTCGATGGGCAATCAATCGACACCAAGGATCATCCATTTCTGCCTTTCCCAAAATAAAACCGCCCCCGTGCATATTAATGTATACAGGTAGAGAATTAGGCAAAGCAGATTCTGGTGTATACACCAGGACACGAGTATCCCCAGCGCTGGTAGGAATGATGACCTCTTGCCTTTGTATAGCAAAGCTTGCGCTTGGCTGGAGCGCGGCTCCCGTACCCACCACATTTTCACGAAATCTTCGTACCATTTCTATTTGCTGCTTATGATCCATTTGCTGTCCATCCATTGTCAATCACTCCATTCTATTTTTTAAATTTTATTTAGAGCTTTTCTCAATTAATTCCTGCAGCCGAATGCTGGAGTTGTTAATATTGCCGATAAAATCGTAGATGACATCGATATTTTTCTCCTGCTCTTGTGTCGTGGTCAGTACCCCTTCGGTTGCTGCTGCATGCTTTTGAGAAATTCCCGAAATATGATCAACCTGCGTCCGCACTTGAGAAAAGATTACACTCATTTGATCCGTCATGTCCAATTCCTGGGCTATGTAGTGATCAATCCGTTGAAAAGAGGATCTAATGCTGTCAAAGCTATCCAGCACTTGACCGGTGAGCGCTTCCCCTTCTTTGGCTGCCACGCTGCCGTTGCTGGCCTTGTCAACCACAAGCTGCGTTTTGCTTTTAATATTATGAATAATCATATTGATTTGTTTAACCGAGTTTAAGCATTCCTGGGCAAGCTTCTGAACTTCATTCGCCACGACCGCAAATCCCGCTCCGGCTTCCCCCGCCCTGGCGGCTTCAATATTAGCATTTAAAGCGAGAATGCTGGTCTGATCGGAAATCTGCTTAATGGCTAGCAGGAAAGTATTCACATCGTCCACGCTTTTGTTTAATTCCTGAACGGTAGTTAATGAATCCGATACGGCCGAGTTGATGATATTCATTTGTTTGCCCATTTGAACGATTCGCTCCGAGCTTTGGCGAACGGCCCTTCCGTTGCTGCCTGAGAGGTCGGCGAGATTGTGGGACAGCTGATTGATTTCCGACATCTTCCCATCCGCATGGTTCATCATTTCGCTTATATGAGCCATGCTTTCAGACTGATCTCGAATTCCCGCCGTCACTTCCTGTATGCTGGCCGTTATCGTATTGCTCATCTTCTTTAACACGCCCATATCGTGATTACAGTTGGCAATATCGGCATTTAACGAGGACGTGTTCTCGTGAACGACACCGACCATATTATCCCGCTCGTCCAACAGCTCCCGGGCTTCGGCTTCTTTATGCCGGCTTACATGAATGAGATCATTTCCGCGTTTGCAGACAAAATATAACGCCACAATCGTCAGTTCGATGAAACCAATCGTCATATAAAAGGTTGTATCGAATTGCTCGTGTTTGGAGTAGTAAATCACAATATAGGATATATTGTACAAGCCTCCAAATCCGAATAGCAGCACTCTATTCAAATAAAGCGAAACGACACAAAGCACGACCATAATGAGCATGCCCGCCCCAGCCGATTCTATATACGGGGTTGTACAGGTTAATATGGCGATCATCAAAGTAACCATCGTCTGAATCGGGTATTTTTTTCTAGACATTAGTACCGTCGCAACGACCAGCTCCAAAAACAGCGAGAAAACCACTTCAACTTTAACTTGACCACTGGCAAGAAAGAAACAGAAGGATAACAAAGCAAGCCATAAAATGCACGCGATTATTGGGTTGACTTTTTCAGTGTTGCTTCTCAAAAAGCTGTTTTTCATTTGTCTTCTTCCCCCGGATGATAGTGTCTGATAATTTTTATAATGATTAAACAAATATTAAGCAGAAACAAGCCAATTACATAGATGGGTCCACACCCTCTTCCTCTGACAAAGACTCCTTCTTCTTTTTGTACAGCATATAAATGCCTATGAGAAAAAACAAAGCACTGCATGCCATCCCAAACAAAGCGCTGACGCTTATGGCATAAGGTGAGGCTTGCATCGTTAGCAAAGTCGTTTGGGTGACAACAATGGACACCATTGCATCAATAAAATTAAACATTTTTAGTGTGGAAATTATGGGATTTTTCAGCTGCCGGTAAACGATATTCCCATAGATGGCAACCGCCAGCTTCGTAAAGGCGACGGCCGCTACCAGATATACAATAAAACCGTCGAAAATAAAGACGTCTCTAGCCAGATACATGCGCAAGCAGACCAGCATATAAGAGACACCTAGCAGGCAGAGGAAAATGCCGCTGCGTTTATACACGCTGAATTCCAAGTCATACTTTTGCTTAGGAGATTCAATCTTTTTGGCCACGGTATACATGTGGAGGGCCTGCCCTTTGGCGGCGCAAAGGACCAAATAATATAACGCATTCGTAATGAACCAGCCGGAAAGAAGATAGAAGCCAAGGACTAGCTTGCCGATGCCAATAAAAATATTAATGACAAGCGATGCCGTATTTACTATAGCCGTCCGATCCTGAGCATTTCTGAGGTAATAAGCTAGCATCTCCTAAATTTATATCCTCCCTTCGGATCGTCATTCCTTTACTTGGCCAGCAAGCTATTTCCCTTCTGGCATACCTCATAAATTTCGTCATATTTTTTGTCAATGAACGGCGCAACTTTGTCCGTTTTTTTCTTGCGAATGCTGCTGTAGCCATAATACGGGATGATCCACCCAGTGAGACCGAGAACGGCCAAAATAATCGTAAGCGGCAGCATGCCTGCAAGATATGCAAATGTTGAGCCCGCCATCAACCCCGTTCCGGCTACACCGACAACATAAGCAGCTGTAGAGGCAGCCATCGTTATGGAGCGTTCCAGCCTCTCGATATCCTTTACACAGGCTTCAAATTGCCGCTGTAAACGGGTCAGTTCCGCTTTATTGCGGATATTGCGATCCCGCTTGTACTTCATCGTTACAGCACCGACGCTTTGGATTGGAGTCGAGGTTCCCTCCATCATCCAGCCAAAATGGGTATAGCCATCTGCATAAAGGGATTCCTTGGCGCGCTTTACCGTAATATCCTTGTATTCATAGCCAACGAAGTTATTTTCATTTTTAATAATCTCGCTCAAAACCTCTATCACTCCTTGCATAATGACCCTTCATTTGGTGTACCTATCGTATCGAACATTTGTTTATAAGTTGCTTATGAAATGTTTGAGAAATGTTAATACGTTAGGATTGGCATAAAAAAAGCCTGGATTCGAGGTTTTCGAATTCAGACTGGTTGTTAGCGATAGCTTCTCAATTTTAAACTTTTGTCACTTTGATAAGGCTGGCACAATCTCTTGAATATCCTCGTTA from the Paenibacillus sp. BIHB 4019 genome contains:
- a CDS encoding alpha/beta hydrolase; the encoded protein is MDGQQMDHKQQIEMVRRFRENVVGTGAALQPSASFAIQRQEVIIPTSAGDTRVLVYTPESALPNSLPVYINMHGGGFILGKAEMDDPWCRLIAHRAGCVVINVDYLLAPEHRFPTAVHECYDVAKWVHEHPESFSINSAIMAIGGHSAGGNLAAAVCLLNQQSGSELPIVLQIIDYAPLDLAMDPALKPSFEEAIPAEMAKIFNSMYLASADDAHSPLASPVYAEALQGLPEALVITAGKDSLAEEGSAYAAKLQQNGVKVLHKQYEGAAHGFTHYGDLAVAEDAWHLISDKLKEAFSKGQQG
- a CDS encoding methyl-accepting chemotaxis protein, which produces MKNSFLRSNTEKVNPIIACILWLALLSFCFFLASGQVKVEVVFSLFLELVVATVLMSRKKYPIQTMVTLMIAILTCTTPYIESAGAGMLIMVVLCVVSLYLNRVLLFGFGGLYNISYIVIYYSKHEQFDTTFYMTIGFIELTIVALYFVCKRGNDLIHVSRHKEAEARELLDERDNMVGVVHENTSSLNADIANCNHDMGVLKKMSNTITASIQEVTAGIRDQSESMAHISEMMNHADGKMSEINQLSHNLADLSGSNGRAVRQSSERIVQMGKQMNIINSAVSDSLTTVQELNKSVDDVNTFLLAIKQISDQTSILALNANIEAARAGEAGAGFAVVANEVQKLAQECLNSVKQINMIIHNIKSKTQLVVDKASNGSVAAKEGEALTGQVLDSFDSIRSSFQRIDHYIAQELDMTDQMSVIFSQVRTQVDHISGISQKHAAATEGVLTTTQEQEKNIDVIYDFIGNINNSSIRLQELIEKSSK